The sequence GTAATGGTCACAAAATCTTGGAAAGAGGCTTCAGCATCAATTTTTAATGTGACTTTTTGATCTTTGTTCCATTGGGCAATTTCTGCTTCTAGGGCTTCTTGCGTAATAGGTCTATCATTGAAATAGAGTTGTTTATCCGCTGTCACAGTCAATAATTTAGCAAGCTCATCAGCTTTAAATGCAACGGCTGTACTGGCTTTAGGTACGTTAACTTGAATTTTACCTTGAGAGATAAAAGACGCAGTGATAAGTACTACAGCAAGTAACACCAACATAATATCAATGAAAGGGATAATGTTGATTTCATCGAATTTTTTCACGGACTATTCCTTATCTTTTTGTTCGTTTAACACTTTCCATTTCAAACGATTAACTTCAACTTTACGACCTAAACCGTTATAAAACACCATCGATGGAATAGCCACAAGAATACCCAATGCTGTCGCTTTTAATGCTAAAGATAAGTGCATCATAATCACGCCGGTATCAATTTCACCACCGCCATGACCGATTTGATAGAACGTTAATAAAATCCCGATAACTGTACCAAGCAAACCAACATATGGTGCGTTTGCACCAATAGTAGAAATCACGGTCATATTGCGATTTAAATCGATATCTAATGCGTGAATGGTGGAATAGTGTGCGACGTTTACCTTTCTTAAGAAAAGATAACGTTCAATTACCATGGCTAGCATAATAATGCTCATCAGTAATAATAAACCGATGATAAAGTAGTCACTATACTGTTGTAAAAAATCAAAAAGCTGCATCATTTTTTTCTGTCCTTATTATTTGAGAAATATCTTGGGAATATAATTGAGAATTAATTTCAATCAAGATAAATTCTAGCAAAGGCGGAATAACGCGTAAATATCGAACTGAAAAAATAATGAATTTTTACCGCACTTTATATAGAAAAGTGCGGTAATTTTTGAAGGGTTATAGGGATCGAAGATAATCAACGATAACTTGATGATGTTCTGTTGTTTTGAATTTATCAAATACGTGAATAATTTTTCCGTTTTCATCAATTAAAAAACTAATTCGGTGAATACCATCGTAAGTTTTACCCATGAATTTTTTCTCACCCCATACGCCAAATTGTTCTGCAATTTTGTGATCAGGATCGGAAAGTAGTGTGAAATTAAGTGCTTTTTTCTCAATAAATTGAGCTAATTTTTTCGGTGTGTCAGGGCTAATACCAAGTACAACTAAACCTAATTCATCTAATTCTGATTTACTATCACGCAATCCGCATGCTTGCGTTGTACAGCCAGGCGTGAGTGCTTTCGGGTAAAAATAGACTAACACTTTTTTACCGCGAAAATCATTTAAAGAAACAGGTTGTTCTTGTTGATTTAATAACGTAAAAATGGGTGCTTGGCTACCAACGGATAATGGATTCATAAAAAGCTCCTTTGATGAAAAAATATTTGCAAATTCAAGTTATTTTAGCGACTATAACGAGCCATACCAAATAATAAAATTAAAAAACCAACGGAGGTTCTATGTCAGCACAAAATCCTTTATTTTCAGGCAGTATTGTTGCACTTGTTACACCTATGAATAATTACGGCGAAGTAGATTTCGCTTGTTTAGAAAAATTGGTGGAATATCACATTGAGGCAGGCTCTAATGCGCTTGTTTCTGTGGGAACAACAGGTGAATCAGCAACATTAAGTATTGAAGAAAATGTAAAGGTTATTGAGAAGACGGTTGAATTTGCCAAAGGTCGTATTCCTGTGATTGCTGGCGCAGGCGCAAATGCGACAAGCGAAGCAATTACAATGACTAAATTATTACGCGATAGCGGCGTTGCTGGTTGTCTATCCGTTGTACCTTACTACAATAAACCAACTCAAGAAGGAATCTTCCAGCA comes from Haemophilus haemolyticus and encodes:
- the exbD gene encoding TonB system transport protein ExbD produces the protein MKKFDEINIIPFIDIMLVLLAVVLITASFISQGKIQVNVPKASTAVAFKADELAKLLTVTADKQLYFNDRPITQEALEAEIAQWNKDQKVTLKIDAEASFQDFVTITDMLSKNEIKNVAIVSMKDKGKSAGKNPQESAPTQSVPTTP
- the exbB gene encoding TonB-system energizer ExbB, with translation MMQLFDFLQQYSDYFIIGLLLLMSIIMLAMVIERYLFLRKVNVAHYSTIHALDIDLNRNMTVISTIGANAPYVGLLGTVIGILLTFYQIGHGGGEIDTGVIMMHLSLALKATALGILVAIPSMVFYNGLGRKVEVNRLKWKVLNEQKDKE
- the bcp gene encoding thioredoxin-dependent thiol peroxidase — its product is MNPLSVGSQAPIFTLLNQQEQPVSLNDFRGKKVLVYFYPKALTPGCTTQACGLRDSKSELDELGLVVLGISPDTPKKLAQFIEKKALNFTLLSDPDHKIAEQFGVWGEKKFMGKTYDGIHRISFLIDENGKIIHVFDKFKTTEHHQVIVDYLRSL